From a region of the Tiliqua scincoides isolate rTilSci1 chromosome 4, rTilSci1.hap2, whole genome shotgun sequence genome:
- the LOC136648348 gene encoding N-acetyllactosaminide beta-1,6-N-acetylglucosaminyl-transferase-like codes for MTMNFQRHRIVFCFITGVMLSIIVLQCSLSVKNSPIGYNQSVASILTEACSALIEGKKTLVHKNLLQTSFGQSSCSDYVTQNHYVTRPLSAEEAMYPLAYIIVLHKQFETFERLFRAIYMPQNVYCVHVDKKAPNEFKRKVEKLLGCFPNAFLASKTELVVYAGISRLQADLNCIQDLVKSKVPWKYLLNTCGQDFPLKTNKEIVRYLKRFKGKNITPGVLPPPQIIQRTKYVHREQVYSFFSFMLGSFVRKTPPPHDLTVYFGTAYVALSREFANFVLKDQRAIDFLEWSKDTYSPDEHFWVSLNRISGMIHFFYIVVCVFKQ; via the coding sequence ATGACTATGAATTTCCAAAGGCATCGCATTGTCTTTTGTTTTATCACTGGTGTTATGCTTTCAATTATAGTTTTGCAATGTAGTCTATCTGTGAAAAACAGCCCAATAGGGTACAACCAGTCAGTAGCCTCCATCTTAACAGAAGCTTGCAGTGCTCTTATTGAAGGAAAGAAGACTCTGGTACATAAAAACCTGCTGCAAACCTCATTTGGACAATCCAGCTGCAGCGATTACGTGACCCAGAACCACTATGTCACCAGACCTCTTTCGGCAGAGGAAGCCATGTATCCTTTGGCCTACATTATCGTTCTGCATAAGCAGTTTGAGACTTTTGAAAGGCTCTTCAGAGCTATTTACATGCCCCAAAATGTTTACTGTGTCCACGTGGACAAGAAGGCCCCGAATGAGTTTAAGCGAAAGGTGGAAAAATTACTGGGATGCTTCCCCAATGCTTTCCTTGCCTCCAAAACAGAGCTGGTGGTTTATGCTGGGATATCCAGGCTTCAGGCTGATCTGAACTGCATCCAGGACCTTGTGAAATCAAAGGTGCCCTGGAAGTACCTTCTTAACACTTGTGGGCAAGATTTCCCCCTGAAAACTAACAAGGAAATAGTGCGCTACCTGAAAAGATTTAAAGGGAAAAACATCACGCCAGGGGTTCTGCCTCCACCTCAAATTATCCAGAGGACAAAATATGTCCATAGAGAACAAGTGTacagtttcttttctttcatgcTGGGGAGTTTTGTGCGGAAGACACCTCCTCCTCATGATCTGACTGTGTATTTTGGCACTGCATATGTTGCTCTATCAAGGGAATTTGCAAACTTTGTCCTTAAAGACCAGCGTGCCATTGACTTCCTTGAATGGTCCAAAGATACCTACAGTCCTGATGAACACTTCTGGGTGTCACTCAACAGGATATCAGGTATGATCCACTTTTTCTACATtgtggtgtgtgtttttaagcaatga